A portion of the Plasmodium gaboni strain SY75 chromosome 5, whole genome shotgun sequence genome contains these proteins:
- a CDS encoding hypothetical protein (conserved Plasmodium protein, unknown function): MMKSTRNSLIYFNNYLIINRKYKNKIVLNKIFQNDIHMSKMKFNFVQKNKKINKNIYNMNCIELYRYTYLLEKKNINNIIIYKQINKRVEMIYKFVNPSKIILLVKLYLENNNFHNYRNTFICLLQQILIKLNEFNIEEIVKLYSIISKVENNQTIVYLFKYINNHLIHNYTFIDIKSFAIILNAHAKLKIKDMKLINKFLNIIIQQNLTFDILNYSIYFNAFYKLKIINNQYVNTIINNFFTEINICIKQNILNHNINKEINTKNHLSDNKEHNIILDKFVNYKPHHICNILLYLTIYKDVYMGRGDKNKIINMKCYDEHDIIYDEDDTKYDEDDTKYDHDKTKYDEDDTKYDYDKTKYDHDNTKYDHDNKKYDHDKTKYDHDKTKYDQDDTKYDHDNTKYDHDNIKYYKNYKQPTICEHIKFLYQFIISKKEELNWEEILMLCQIFKTLKIKNDILVDYIEKKVLQHFQQNDTQLINKNTELIKILFDMCTYYNDINIYKNSISYFLKLKNKKYIIDFYSSLLLLYTYSEINLLDYDIISLLVYIINKKYMQHFQEEHIFLLIRSIYKICINNQHYFVYTENKQDDLLYDNNKGYKLKNNDNIINNTNNNDNYNDVYNNCSLCPNENNINKKINNCYQELNDLSDLSSVHISKNEKKIKDDNDKIYTNYQCNIYPTNKKQINHDTVLNTETKKKNKKRLFYKIKNLNDQVFAKLQTDMLSKKIELYDMNISIMCKILYYSVFLRNFIFVNNVIHLFINYENTQLSFKNILNILYSYIHMKKNYIYNKQILQQINVIKINDDNKHMEHIIKQNTDNYIEILSNFHFIINNKKYINQLKNMIYYMFLQSKINIYTYINMDIIKTLVHYSFLNIHLLSIILNTLLSKDLNVINIIHNDNTNHINNNNNDNTNHINNNNNNNNSSSSSSSSSSSTRSYCGEEKPTNVASTNNNMLNYSTNIYVKNISTQNHIELYIKIFTHINTLILKCHNIYDITRIFNASFILLNHIEKVKEENKFNQEYEQIQNHIYNTLEKIEKNILENYVLYNKEFIMLLSAICIYNNNYSYIPFCFFYKYFEPFVLQNSLSYCILLSNDEELKHFSNTIYKLAKCDFINNIMIEQDTKIKLKYPEQNDKNNVQQEKELYINIPNSNSYLHNYIEQFYYYHIQQIINSIDINIYEQNDISNNYPMLEKIQENVIHTNFISDQKKKKKNHLHVDQKTYIYQLTHFDINNIINIYKVLINNYDILSKYEVFNNIKDMYLYSSKINQVILNNLHLYELNKLCLLIIKNKIPNTYLFQHIIKYNCEYINLKNYILDTNYIIDILHIFIHIKKKYNIFIDNNIIINIISKNINILNTPQQVNNLLELIYVMKNINIDNNFILEISKNIYSNYILKNTNINIGEIIYFLYLLNHFNNYELLNSMFYIFYNLWSNHMKTITIHKNKKLQLNSSLNNTFYMSKYIYTFEKKQILNATNKILSYSKKDDNLNDEYILYINEDNNITADENRDLHNIFTPQLNNQYDQIYQNKQNIENIKHQTTQHNNIDQLSSNNNNNNNNNHYCDDINKQSNIYNLNFIDTQLNKKKYILHMNDHIFIILFCILGFQKNNDKNEILLKKKINLYKSCFSIFKEHIYIFNKEIMIQCLYIYFNSEINNLFITNKHEIFKNNQTIFNINDNMVYILNILITFIHNLDIQSVLKLSFIYIHFFNSISKKTYNVQENITLLIQHINKKKNLIENNNILYEQIKTYANMSVY; encoded by the coding sequence atgatgAAGAGTACCAGAAATAGCCTCATATActttaataattatttaattattaatagaaagtataaaaacaaaatagTGTTAAATAAGATATTCCAGAATGATATACATATGAGTAAAATGAAATTTAACTTTGTTcagaaaaacaaaaaaattaataaaaatatttacaataTGAACTGTATAGaattatatagatatacatacttattagaaaaaaagaatattaataatataataatatataaacaaattaataaaagagttgaaatgatatataaatttgtGAATCCTTCAAAAATTATCTTATTAGTTAAACtatatttagaaaataataattttcataattataGAAATACCTTTATATGTCTATTACAACAAATacttataaaattaaatgaatttaATATAGAAGAAATTGTTAAATTATATAGTATTATTAGTAAAGTAGAAAATAATCAAACtattgtttatttatttaaatatattaataacCATCTAATCCAtaattatacatttataGATATTAAATCATTTGCTATAATATTAAACGCACATGctaaattaaaaattaaagatatgaaattaataaataaatttctaaatattataattcaaCAAAACTTAACAtttgatattttaaattattcaatttattttaatgCATTCTATAAActcaaaataataaataaccaatatgtaaatactataattaataatttttttactgaaataaatatatgtataaaacaaaatatattaaatcataatataaataaagaaataaatacaaaaaatcATCTATCAGATAATAAAGAACATAACATTATTCTTGACAAATTTGTAAATTATAAGCCACAtcatatatgtaatattttgttGTATCTTACGATTTATAAGGATGTATATATGGGGAGGGgagataaaaataagattattaatatgaaatGTTATGATGAGcatgatataatatatgatgaGGATGACACAAAATATGATGAGGATGACACAAAATATGATCATGacaaaacaaaatatgATGAGGATGACACAAAATATGATTATGacaaaacaaaatatgATCATGACAACACAAAATATGATCATGACaacaaaaaatatgatcatgacaaaacaaaatatgATCATGacaaaacaaaatatgATCAGGACGACACAAAATATGATCATGACAACACAAAATATGATCATGAcaacataaaatattataaaaactACAAACAACCTACCATTTGtgaacatataaaattcTTGTATCAATTTATAATATCCAAAAAAGAAGAACTTAATTGGGAAGAAATTCTTATGCTTTGTCAAATTTTCAAAacattaaaaattaaaaatgatatacTTGTCGattatattgaaaaaaaagtattaCAACATTTCCAACAAAATGACACACAActaataaataaaaatacagaacttataaaaatattatttgatatgtgcacatattataatgatataaatatatataaaaatagtatatcttattttcttaaactgaaaaataaaaaatacattatAGATTTCTATTCATCCctcttattattatatacgTATTCCGAAATAAATCTACTTGattatgatattatatctttattagtttatataataaataaaaaatatatgcaACATTTTCAAGAAGAGcatatttttcttcttataagatctatatataaaatatgtattaacAATCAACACTATTTTGTATATACTGAAAATAAACAAGatgatttattatatgataataataagggttacaaattaaaaaataatgataatattataaataacacaaataataatgataattataatgatgtttataataattgtaGTTTATGCccaaatgaaaataatataaataaaaaaataaataattgtTATCAAGAACTTAATGATTTATCTGATTTGTCTTCTGTTcatatatcaaaaaatgaaaaaaaaattaaagatgataatgacaaaatatatactaattatcaatgtaatatatatcctaccaataaaaaacaaataaatcATGATACCGTTCTAAACAcagaaacaaaaaaaaaaaacaaaaaaagactgttctataaaattaaaaatttgAATGATCAAGTCTTTGCCAAACTACAAACTGATATgttatcaaaaaaaatagaacTATATGATATGAACATATCTATTATGTgtaaaattttatattactcTGTCTTTCTAagaaattttatatttgtcAATAATGTAATACATTTGTTCATAAATTATGAAAACACACAGTTGagttttaaaaatattttaaatatattatattcctatattcatatgaaaaaaaattatatatataacaaacAAATCTTACAACAaataaatgttataaaaataaatgacgataataaacatatggaacatataattaaacaaaatactgataattatattgaaatattatcaaattttcattttattataaataataaaaaatatattaatcaattaaaaaatatgatttattatatgtttctTCAATccaaaataaatatatatacatatattaatatggatataataaaaacattaGTCCATTATTCATTTTTGAATATACACTTGCTTAGTATTATACTTAATACATTATTATCGAAGGATTTAAATgtcataaatataatacataatgataatactaatcatattaacaataataataatgataatacaaatcatattaacaacaataataataataataatagtagtagtagtagtagtagtagtagtagtagCACTCGTTCTTATTGTGGAGAAGAAAAACCCACAAATGTAGCCTCtactaataataatatgcTCAACTATTCAACTaacatatatgtaaaaaatatttccACACAAAACCACATCGAACTATATATTAAAATCTTTACACACATAAATACACTCATTTTGAAGTGTCACAACATTTATGATATCACCAGAATTTTTAATGcttcatttattttacttAATCATATTGAAAAAgtaaaagaagaaaataaatttaatcaagaatatgaacaaatacaaaatcatatttataatactttagaaaaaattgaaaaaaatatattagaaaattatgtcttatataataaagaatttatCATGCTTCTATCAGcaatatgtatatataataataattattcttatataccattttgttttttctacaaatattttgaaCCCTTCGTTCTTCAAAATTCTTTATCATATTGTATATTACTAAGTAACGATGAAGAGTTAAAACATTTTTCTAATACAATTTATAAGTTAGCCAAGTGtgattttataaataatattatgatagAACAAGATACAAAgattaaattaaaatatcCTGAACAAAATGATAAGAATAATGTTCAACAGGAAAAAGaattgtatataaatattccaaatagtaatagttatcttcataattatatagaacaattttattattatcatattcaACAAATAATCAACAGTATAgacattaatatatatgaacaaaatgatatatCTAATAATTATCCAATGTTAGAAAAAATACAAGAAAATGTAATTCATACCAATTTTATAAGTgaccaaaaaaaaaaaaaaaaaaatcatcTTCATGTTGATCAgaaaacatatatatatcaattaacccattttgatataaataatattataaatatatataaagtattaataaataattatgatatattatctaaATATGAAGtctttaataatattaaagatatgtatttatattcttcaaAGATAAACCAAgttatattaaataatcTACATTTATACGAATTAAACaaattatgtttattaattataaaaaataaaataccTAATACCTATTTATTTcaacatattataaaatataattgtGAGTATATCaatttaaagaattatatactagatacaaattatattattgatatattacatatttttatacatatcaaaaaaaaatataatatttttatagataacaatattataattaatattattagcaaaaatataaatatacttAATACACCACAACAAGTCAATAACTTATTAGAGCTAATATATgtaatgaaaaatataaatattgataataattttattttagaaatatctaaaaatatatattcaaattatattttaaaaaatactaatattaatataggtgaaattatatactttttatatttattaaatcattttaataattatgaattACTAAATTctatgttttatatattctataaTTTATGGTCTAATCATATGAAAACAATTACAATTcacaaaaataaaaaattacaatTAAATTCTAGCCTAAATAATACCTTTTATATgtcaaaatatatatacacatttgagaaaaaacaaatattaaatgctactaataaaatattatcatattcaaaaaaagatgataatttaaatgatgagtatattttatatataaatgaagataataatattactGCTGATGAAAATAGAGatttacataatatttttactCCCCAATTAAACAATCAATATGATcaaatatatcaaaataaacaaaatatagaaaatataaaacatcAGACAACACAACATAACAATATTGATCAATTATcaagtaataataataataataataataataatcattattgtgatgatattaataaacaatcaaatatttacaatctaaattttatagatacacaattaaataaaaaaaaatatatacttcatatgaatgatcatatatttataatattattttgcATATTAGgttttcaaaaaaataatgataaaaatgaaattttattgaaaaaaaaaataaatttatataaatcatgcttttctatttttaaagaacatatttatatatttaacaaagaaattatgatacaatgtttatatatatactttaaTTCAGAAATCaataatttattcataACAAACAAAcatgaaatatttaaaaataatcaaacaattttcaatattaatgataatatggtttatattttaaatatattaataacaTTTATTCATAATCTAGATATACAATCCGTTTTAAAATTgtcttttatttatatacacTTTTTTAATTCCATCTctaaaaaaacatataatgTTCAAGAGAACATTACACTACTTATTcaacatattaataaaaaaaaaaatttaatcgaaaataataatatcttgtatgaacaaataaaaacTTATGCAAACATGTCagtatattaa
- a CDS encoding putative membrane protein (conserved Plasmodium membrane protein, unknown function) — MTFLLIYNNFHVYLYIVFFVYILLFPCCRATSFSCSYGEYLKNNKCYPCEENRYSSYKNAEGCFKCPPSSFHKKLGVKSIHECICEKNYYLNYLRNSCDRCVDLNNNISSSFYCKEGLNILEIDYMKLFSVNNKENITFYDMVDTCYATKDIKNIYPYINNNIYIYCKRPNICLNTCGMCATKYEGYLCDNCIDDYYKNNIYIKYSNCKKCYSSIIFILFIFIIYSIVIFYFFICIIHKCINISLYFYHYNIYKKGTIYFLHYFRQFVFYLSLMLILALSNDLTESERENYNILSIKNNEAIPYNLHSGDITKNYYMNIYVHNLFYDFIKLLFLHFINLLPIKCFLKNIKNDKNVYVISQIDWIQLVVSIYIFFLFCFFTIICNVIYLCVMRRMTYNNLLVEGEQKEDVYINVKVNINEETLHKGYNPNCVHEQKKRRNPCYFFEYIMFFLRKTKIKYFFGYYIYTMFISNYCYFDYIEKNEDSIKKSFLEHYNRVTFLKSSIQIYYYQYIFITLYIFNSLIMFIYLSPYICISMFKSNKSYYDPPTFCYDKREENFYKYLGIFIIFSFCFVFYMMVFVCLYRMNYNNNNNNRFRYVYIFGFYTFLYKNNKYYYYILKIYFLNILFIFVIQMKDHLSSLIIISFLFLVFICVSLFIDPFIKLYNYNIKFESMLFMFLFFLSIQLEIIRLITYHILLRIYLSFISLFIYSFILFYYMFFMIKDVYVYFSLYIKYMNGKNNEKEGNDKIMDIYFFYYYVKKKMNIDISFYDVRKNISTEICLKKCYNNMESFEDVEKDQIVGYIGKDHIEFIYDQCIFISPFIEETIIQCLFLTKNIRHVISLCYDGDYNRIYNFLFENGYVEIQKTSVERFLCRSIYIYQNMFKYNTPLFIKEIVNIFTTLVKKLQCFKDVYIRECIAKRIREKYKMNEIYVGKKKKFDENYEEKHINTFLCNLRCLNKNADVKNEKFIKLFPNIGKVVPQILPTKKK, encoded by the exons atgacctttttattaatatataataatttccacgtttatctatatatagttttttttgtttatattttgttgtTCCCTTGTTGTCGTGCTACTTCTTTTTCATGTTCTTATGGAGAgtatttgaaaaataataaatgttaTCCTTGTGAAGAAAATAGATATTCAAGTTATAAAAACGCAGAAGGTTGTTTTAAGTGTCCTCCTTCAAGTTTTCATAAGAAATTAGGTGTAAAGTCAATTCATGAATGTATATGTgaaaagaattattatttgaacTACCTAAGAAATAGTTGTGATAGGTGTGTagatttaaataataatatttcttcttcattttaTTGTAAAGAAGGTTTAAATATTTTGGAAATAGattatatgaaattattttctGTCAATAATAAGGAGaatattactttttatGATATGGTTGATACTTGTTATGCAActaaagatataaaaaatatatatccatatataaataataatatatatatttattgtaaGAGACctaatatatgtttaaataCATGTGGTATGTGTGCTACAAAATATGAAGGTTATTTATGTGATAATTGTATAgatgattattataaaaataatatatatataaaatattcaaattgtaaaaaatgttattcttctattatttttattttattcatttttattatatattcaattgtaatattttattttttcatatgtataatacataaatgtataaatataagcttatatttttatcattataatatatataaaaagggtactatatatttcttaCATTACTTTAGAcaatttgttttttatttatcaCTTATGTTGATTTTAGCTCTTTCAAATGATTTGACAGAAAGTGAAAgagaaaattataatattttatctataaaaaataatgaagCTATTCCATACAATTTACATAGTGGCGATATAAcaaagaattattatatgaatatatatgtgcataatttattttatgattttataaaattattgtttctacattttataaatcTTTTACCTATTAAATGTTTCctaaaaaatataaaaaatgacaAAAACGTTTATGTAATATCACAAATTGATTGGATACAATTAGTTgtaagtatatatattttttttcttttctgTTTTTTTACGATAATATGTAATGTGATATATTTGTGTGTCATGAGAAGAATGACATACAATAATTTGTTAGTTGAAGGAGAACAAAAAGAAGAcgtatatataaatgtaaaagtaaatataaatgaagaaacACTACACAAGGGTTATAATCCAAATTGTGTTCATGAACAGAAGAAAAGAAGAAATCcttgttatttttttgaatatataatgttttttttaaggaaaaccaaaataaaatacttttttggttattatatatatacaatgTTCATTTCGaattattgttattttgattatatagaaaaaaatgaagattctataaaaaaatcGTTTCTTGAACATTACAACAGGGTTAcctttttaaaaagtagtatacaaatatattattatcaatatatttttataacattatatatttttaattctttgataatgtttatatatctttcaccttatatatgtatatctatgtttaaaagtaataaaaGTTATTATGATCCTCCTACTTTTTGTTATGATAAGAGAGaagaaaatttttataaatatcttggaatatttattattttttcattctGTTTTGTATTCTATATGATGGTGTTTGTTTGTCTCTATAGaatgaattataataataataataataatagatttagatatgtatatatatttggATTTTATacctttttatataaaaataataaatattattattacattttaaaaatatattttctcaatattttattcatatttgTTATTCAAATGAAAGATCACTTAAGTAGTCTCATCattatttcctttttgtttcttgtttttatttgtgtctctttatttattgatcctttcataaaattatataactacaatataaaatttgaaagtatgttatttatgtttttattttttttaagtatACAACTAGAAATAATAAGATTAATAACgtatcatatattattacgaatatatctttcttttattagtttatttatatattccttcattttgttttattacatgttttttatgataaaggatgtatatgtttatttctctctttacataaaatatatgaatggaaagaataatgaaaaagaGGGAAATGACAAAATAATGgatatatactttttttattattacgttaaaaaaaaaatgaatatagatatttctttttatgatgtaaggaaaaatatatctacaGAAATATGTTTgaaaaaatgttataataatatggagTCATTTGAAGATGTAGAAAAAGAT CAAATTGTTGGATATATAGGAAAGGATCACATagaatttatatatgatcaatgtatttttatatctcCTTTTATTGAAGAAACAATAATTCAATGCTTATTTTTAACTAAAAATATAAGGCATGTAATTTCTTTATGTTATGATGGGGATTATAACAGGATATACAATTTTTTGTTCGAAAATG GTTACGTTGAAATTCAAAAAACATCGGTTGAAAGATTTTTATGTAGAtcaatttatatatatcaaaatatgTTCAAATATAATACTCCTTTGTTTATCAAAGAAATTGTAAACATATTTACGACACTTGTTAAGAAGCTTCAGTGTTTCAAGgat GTGTATATACGCGAGTGCATAGCCAAGCGAATaagagaaaaatataaaatgaacGAAATTTATGTAgggaagaaaaaaaaatttgacGAAAATTATGAAGAGAAACATATCAATACTTTTTTGTGTAACCTGAGATGTTTGAATAAAAATGCAGATGTGAAAAATGagaaatttataaaattattcccca ATATAGGTAAAGTTGTCCCTCAAATTTTGCCaacgaaaaaaaaataa
- a CDS encoding putative XAP-5 DNA binding protein, whose product MNFRKPDNTADLIDSIINSENGKVQKYVLERKRKEKEFLEKKENIKKKSMMAPKLNQMFVKNKNEDDKLISETIGLRTVHEYKKIKDEIYSNKKDNDLKERKQDDKETKPKSLKLSFLSEDDDSDMDNKNDSDDNKNESDDNKNESDDNKNANDDNKNESDDNKNDKDNIKFNSDSNKQNNQYKYIKETNKSDNDMPDQQNDLNNNKSNENKNELSSNSNKNKLDKKNAFTNKIMKDPTVNTSFLKDKERDKKIELKKKELRELYYKLENEQKEKVIDITYSYYDGSGHRRKISVKQKNTIGQFINKCVDNLKHEFIQLRSASCETLMFVKEDVILPNYITFYELIKNKAQGKTGPLFSFDAVENLSGITDIRKEKTDTHAGKLVEKKWYEKNKHIFPASKWEIYKPMKTYTTSYTDLFNNFI is encoded by the exons ATGAATTTTCGAAAACCTGATAATACAGCTGATTTAATCGATAGTATCATAAATAGTGAAAATGGGAAAGTTcaaaaatatgttttagaaagaaaaagaaaggaaaaagaatttttagaaaaaaaagaaaatataaaaaaaaaatctatGATGGCTCCAAAATTAAATCAAATGTTcgtaaaaaataaaaatgaagatgataaattaattaGCGAAACAATAGGTCTCAGAACTGTAcatgaatataaaaaaatcaaagatgaaatatatagtaataaaaaagataatgATTTAAAAGAAAGGAAACAAGATGATAAAGAGACCAAACCAAAAAGCCTTAAATTGTCTTTTTTGTCAGAAGATGATGATAGTGATATGGACAATAAAAATGACagtgatgataataaaaatgaaagtgatgataataaaaatgaaagtgatgataataaaaatgcaaatgatgataataaaaatgaaagtgatgataataaaaatgataaggataatattaaatttaatagTGATAgtaataaacaaaataatcaatataaatatatcaaagAAACCAATAAAAGCGATAATGATATGCCAGATCAACAAAATGATCTaaacaataataaatccaatgaaaataaaaatgaattatcttccaatagtaataaaaataaattggataaaaaaaatgcttttactaataaaattatgaaaGACCCTACGGTAAATACATCTTTCttaaaagataaagaaagagataaaaaaatagaattaaagaaaaaagaattaagagaattatattataaattagaaaatgaacaaaaagaaaaagtCATAGATATTACTTATTCATATTATGATGGTAGTGGACatagaagaaaaatatcagttaaacaaaaaaatactATAGGAcaatttataaataaatgcGTTGATAACTTAAAACATGAATTCATACAATTAAGATCTGCATCATGTGAAACTTTAATGTTTGTTAAAGAAGATGTTATTCTTCCAAATTATATCACATTTTATGaacttataaaaaataaagcTCAAGGAAAAACAGGACctttattttcatttgaCGCGGTCGAAAATTTGTCTGGAATTACGGACATAAGGAAGGAAAAAACGGAT acGCACGCTGGTAAATTAGTAGAAAAAAAGTGGTATGAAAAAAACAAGCACATTTTCCCAGCATCTAAATGGGAAATTTATAAACCCATGAAAACATACACAACCAGTTATACAGATTtgtttaataattttatataa